In Cedecea neteri, a single genomic region encodes these proteins:
- the sctR gene encoding type III secretion system export apparatus subunit SctR, translated as MAENISSFNPLALAILLGAISLLPLLLMITTSFLKISMVLMLTRNAIGVQQTPPNMALYGIALAATLFVMAPVFDGMQTRFKEKPLDTTSAERLENSLQYGIKPLTDFMLRNSDPDLETHLMENSQRMWPKDLSEKVVHQRDNLLILIPAFVLSELQNGFKIAFLIFIPFLVVDLIVSNVLLALGMQMVSPMTISLPLKILLFVMVSGWTRLLDGLFYSYM; from the coding sequence ATGGCCGAGAATATCAGCTCATTCAATCCGCTGGCGCTGGCCATCCTGCTGGGGGCCATTTCGCTGCTGCCCCTGCTGCTGATGATCACCACCAGCTTTCTCAAGATTTCGATGGTGCTGATGCTGACACGAAACGCCATCGGGGTGCAGCAAACGCCGCCCAACATGGCGCTTTACGGCATCGCCCTGGCCGCCACACTGTTCGTGATGGCGCCGGTATTCGACGGGATGCAAACCCGCTTCAAAGAGAAGCCTCTCGATACCACCAGCGCCGAGCGCTTAGAGAACAGCTTGCAGTACGGCATAAAGCCGCTGACCGACTTTATGCTGCGCAACAGCGACCCGGATCTGGAAACGCACCTGATGGAAAACAGCCAGCGCATGTGGCCGAAAGATCTGTCGGAGAAGGTCGTCCACCAGCGCGACAACCTGCTGATCCTGATCCCGGCTTTCGTGCTGTCCGAGCTGCAAAACGGCTTCAAGATCGCCTTTTTAATTTTTATCCCTTTCCTGGTGGTGGACCTGATTGTCTCTAACGTGCTGCTGGCGCTGGGGATGCAAATGGTGTCGCCGATGACCATCTCTCTGCCGCTCAAAATTCTGCTTTTTGTCATGGTCAGCGGCTGGACGCGCCTGCTGGACGGCCTGTTCTACAGCTATATGTGA
- a CDS encoding FliM/FliN family flagellar motor switch protein has product MKRLVLAAQSPDEARLRRWIGSGWRLPFFREELAGELRLLPSRTQPRSDMPGEAFHCAAGTLLFSDPLPVLRLMADCPALPGVSTEDNAWYWRYFSQQLSPQLAELFEFLRPAEERQQPDITLRLEVFLGEAQASTLLSLSWGTLHQLAQHPAWQRLMAPLNPEFPLQLPLTVGKLQLSSGAARRLASGDLLLPAETFFSPEGHGVMPLARRQFQVHLELASETTHRDLLHITFSEELTMTYPNAPLEYDDQQDGEEVVPAGEWQTTRGSFDDLSLDLTIRCGNLQLTLGELQQLDAGSTVLVQHVTPGEALLCHGNSLLAKGELVDVNGTLGFQVTRMLRQTGTAMEPV; this is encoded by the coding sequence ATGAAACGCCTGGTACTTGCCGCTCAGTCACCGGACGAAGCCCGGCTGCGGCGCTGGATCGGCAGCGGCTGGCGGCTCCCTTTCTTCCGGGAAGAACTGGCCGGTGAACTTCGCCTCTTACCTTCCCGAACGCAGCCCCGGTCAGACATGCCGGGTGAAGCTTTTCACTGCGCGGCAGGTACGCTGCTTTTTAGCGACCCGCTGCCGGTGTTGAGGCTAATGGCCGATTGCCCTGCGCTGCCCGGCGTTTCCACCGAGGACAATGCCTGGTACTGGCGCTATTTCAGCCAACAGCTCAGCCCCCAACTGGCTGAACTCTTTGAGTTTCTGCGGCCTGCCGAAGAACGGCAACAACCTGACATCACGCTGCGCCTTGAGGTTTTTCTCGGCGAAGCTCAGGCCAGCACGCTGCTGTCGCTCTCCTGGGGCACGCTGCATCAGCTTGCCCAACATCCCGCCTGGCAGCGGCTGATGGCCCCGCTTAACCCTGAATTCCCGCTCCAGTTACCGTTGACCGTTGGCAAGCTCCAGCTTTCCTCAGGTGCCGCCCGCCGCCTGGCTAGCGGAGATTTGCTTCTGCCTGCCGAGACGTTCTTTTCACCGGAAGGACACGGCGTTATGCCGCTGGCACGGCGACAATTTCAGGTTCACCTGGAACTGGCGAGCGAAACCACTCACAGAGACTTACTACACATTACGTTTAGCGAGGAGCTAACCATGACTTACCCGAACGCCCCCCTGGAGTACGACGATCAGCAGGACGGCGAAGAAGTGGTACCCGCCGGGGAATGGCAAACAACACGGGGGAGTTTCGACGACTTGTCGCTGGATTTAACCATCCGCTGCGGCAACTTACAGCTGACGCTCGGCGAACTCCAGCAATTGGATGCGGGGTCAACGGTATTGGTTCAGCACGTCACGCCGGGCGAGGCGCTGCTGTGCCACGGCAACAGCCTGCTGGCGAAAGGTGAACTGGTGGACGTTAACGGCACGCTCGGCTTCCAGGTCACCCGCATGCTGCGCCAGACGGGTACGGCTATGGAACCCGTGTGA
- a CDS encoding type III secretion system HrpP C-terminal domain-containing protein, translated as MIHHALKNAHPQPKLWQQAHPAPQPHHQPENSPQTPTPRAPRTPGNSTPFMPQMPARSASSSGRASDRQKLSRDEKEFSDLLSDDEPAPVMPILALNLFDGSLGGAEQPQQTSESQASALQAMLESHLVQGIEQQESLPARFSLLLPDLGEVVAQVTPANGDGLDIALGFSANAWDKVRGFEQDGQGSLSGRLGKKVRLRFKRREAV; from the coding sequence ATGATTCACCACGCGCTAAAAAACGCTCACCCGCAGCCGAAACTTTGGCAGCAGGCTCATCCGGCCCCGCAGCCACACCACCAGCCGGAAAACAGCCCGCAAACGCCAACGCCTCGCGCGCCGCGCACGCCAGGGAATAGCACGCCCTTTATGCCGCAGATGCCCGCTCGCAGCGCGTCCTCGTCCGGCCGGGCCAGCGATCGCCAGAAGCTGTCGCGGGATGAAAAAGAGTTCAGCGATCTCCTGTCTGACGATGAGCCCGCCCCGGTGATGCCCATCCTGGCGCTCAATCTGTTTGACGGCTCGCTCGGCGGCGCTGAGCAGCCGCAGCAGACCAGTGAATCCCAGGCTTCCGCCCTGCAGGCGATGCTGGAATCGCACCTGGTGCAAGGCATTGAACAGCAGGAAAGCCTGCCCGCCCGCTTTAGCCTGCTGCTGCCGGATTTAGGCGAAGTGGTAGCACAAGTCACCCCGGCCAATGGCGATGGGCTGGATATTGCACTCGGCTTTTCCGCCAACGCCTGGGACAAAGTACGCGGCTTTGAACAGGACGGGCAAGGCTCGCTCAGCGGCCGTCTGGGGAAAAAAGTTCGCCTGCGCTTTAAGCGGCGGGAGGCGGTATGA
- the sctN gene encoding type III secretion system ATPase SctN — MVMVRYQNDLNSWFAERHRSLSQLSAVSAYGRITGISGILLESSLPQARIGDLCLISRSGDTEVMAEVVGFNPRHTLLSALGPLDGIAQGARVTPLFQPHSISVSDSLFGSVLDGFGRAIDEDSLSAFALASETPDARGVLGDAPPPTDRPRIDTPLPTGIRSIDGVLTIGVGQRVGVFAGAGCGKTTLLAEMARNTPCDAIVFGLIGERGRELREFLDHELDAELRSRTVLVCSTSDRSSMERARAAFTATAIAEAFRNKGKNVLLIIDSLTRFARAQREIGLALGEPPGRGGLPPSVYTLLPGLLERAGKTSRGSITALYSVLIEQDSMNDPVADEVRSLIDGHIVLTRRLAERGHYPAVDVLASLSRTMSNVVPREHIAEASTLRQMMSAYQQVEMLIRLGEYQPGNDPMTDAAVQSQSAINAFLRQANHAPSDFVDTRQQLQEVIAYAPL, encoded by the coding sequence ATGGTAATGGTGCGCTATCAGAACGACCTCAACAGTTGGTTTGCAGAGCGCCACCGCTCGCTGAGCCAGCTTTCCGCCGTCAGCGCCTACGGGCGCATCACCGGCATCAGCGGCATTCTGCTGGAAAGCAGTTTGCCGCAGGCGCGCATTGGCGACCTGTGTCTGATCAGCCGCAGCGGCGATACAGAAGTGATGGCCGAAGTTGTCGGCTTTAACCCTCGCCACACTTTACTTTCTGCGCTGGGGCCGCTGGACGGCATTGCCCAGGGTGCCCGCGTCACGCCGCTGTTTCAACCCCACTCTATTAGCGTGTCGGACAGCTTATTTGGCAGCGTGCTGGACGGCTTTGGCCGCGCCATCGACGAAGACAGCCTGTCTGCTTTTGCTCTGGCTAGTGAAACCCCGGACGCCCGGGGCGTGCTCGGCGATGCGCCACCGCCCACGGACAGGCCGCGCATTGATACTCCTCTGCCGACGGGCATTCGCTCCATTGACGGCGTGCTGACGATCGGCGTGGGCCAGCGCGTAGGCGTCTTTGCCGGGGCTGGCTGCGGTAAAACGACCCTGCTTGCAGAAATGGCACGTAACACACCGTGCGATGCCATTGTGTTCGGCCTGATTGGCGAGCGTGGCCGCGAACTCCGCGAATTCCTCGACCACGAACTGGATGCCGAGTTGCGCTCACGCACCGTGCTGGTGTGCTCCACTTCTGACCGCAGCAGTATGGAACGCGCCCGCGCGGCGTTTACCGCCACGGCCATTGCCGAGGCTTTCCGTAACAAAGGTAAAAATGTCCTGCTGATTATCGACTCGCTGACGCGTTTTGCCCGCGCCCAGCGTGAAATTGGCCTGGCGCTCGGCGAACCTCCTGGCCGGGGCGGACTGCCGCCGTCGGTCTATACCCTACTGCCGGGGCTGCTCGAGCGCGCCGGGAAAACCTCGCGCGGCTCCATCACCGCCCTTTATTCGGTGCTGATTGAACAGGACTCGATGAACGATCCCGTGGCCGACGAAGTCCGCTCGCTGATAGACGGCCACATTGTTTTGACCCGCCGCCTCGCGGAGCGCGGGCATTACCCGGCCGTGGACGTGCTGGCCAGCCTGAGCCGAACCATGAGCAACGTTGTTCCACGGGAACACATTGCCGAAGCCAGCACGCTGCGCCAGATGATGTCGGCATACCAGCAGGTCGAAATGCTGATTCGCCTCGGAGAATACCAGCCTGGAAATGACCCGATGACCGACGCCGCCGTACAGTCTCAGTCGGCCATCAACGCCTTTTTACGCCAGGCCAACCACGCCCCAAGCGACTTCGTCGATACCCGCCAGCAGCTACAGGAGGTGATTGCTTATGCGCCGTTATAG
- a CDS encoding FHA domain-containing protein: protein MYELRVLNGLHEGAALPLSGERWQLGNAADSDLQLNDGGIKASHALLSRSAEGWMLTPMEGTVCHRHGERLSAQQLWQPGEIFAVGGVWLTLAAADDEWDNRPPPPLPAVSPSEPESAIREPVGGTQSKPAPAARRSLLARILPRWAQIFTLSSLMLLTFTIFSWVLQPGIAQQNSDDEPQIKPAITNSNELRSVLEQDLRERELYNKVQLASTPQGITLTGDLQENQLPIVSRMVDSIRSDYQLKVMLTNQTKVREAVLPFHIVQITAGPHANIVTEDGQRLFVGDERNGLRLTGITGDSVQFGGKENIAVKW from the coding sequence ATGTATGAGCTGAGAGTATTAAACGGATTACATGAAGGCGCGGCGCTGCCGTTAAGCGGCGAACGCTGGCAGTTGGGCAACGCCGCCGACAGCGATTTGCAGCTCAACGATGGCGGTATTAAAGCCAGCCACGCCCTGCTAAGCCGCAGCGCCGAAGGCTGGATGCTCACGCCGATGGAAGGCACCGTTTGTCACCGCCACGGCGAACGCCTGAGCGCCCAACAGCTCTGGCAGCCCGGTGAAATCTTCGCCGTCGGCGGCGTCTGGCTGACGCTTGCTGCCGCTGATGACGAATGGGATAACCGCCCGCCACCGCCGTTGCCTGCTGTCAGCCCGAGTGAGCCAGAATCCGCCATACGCGAACCTGTCGGCGGGACACAAAGCAAACCGGCTCCGGCCGCACGCCGTTCGCTGCTGGCAAGAATTCTGCCCCGCTGGGCGCAAATCTTCACCTTGTCCAGCCTGATGCTGCTGACCTTCACCATTTTCAGCTGGGTGTTGCAGCCCGGCATCGCCCAGCAAAACAGCGACGACGAGCCGCAAATTAAACCGGCGATCACCAATAGCAACGAACTGCGCAGCGTGCTGGAACAGGATCTGCGCGAGCGGGAACTCTATAACAAAGTACAGCTGGCCAGCACGCCGCAGGGCATTACGCTCACCGGTGATTTGCAGGAAAACCAGCTGCCGATTGTCAGCCGCATGGTGGACAGCATTCGCAGCGATTATCAGCTTAAGGTGATGCTGACTAACCAAACCAAAGTGCGCGAGGCCGTGCTGCCTTTCCATATCGTGCAAATTACCGCCGGGCCGCACGCCAACATCGTGACCGAGGATGGGCAGCGCCTGTTTGTCGGGGACGAGCGCAACGGCCTGCGTCTGACCGGCATTACCGGCGACAGCGTGCAGTTTGGCGGCAAGGAAAATATCGCGGTGAAATGGTAA
- the sctV gene encoding type III secretion system export apparatus subunit SctV, with amino-acid sequence MNALFNLLNRLAITAMQRSEVVGAFIALAVVFMLIIPLPLGLIDVLIAVNISVSCLLIMTAMYLPKPLAFTTFPAVLLLTTMFRLGLSISTTRQILLQQNAGHIVTAFGNFVVGGNLAVGLVVFLILTVVNFLVITKGSERIAEVAARFTLDAMPGKQMSIDSDLRAGLINVQQAKSKREDLAKESQLFGAMDGAMKFVKGDAIAGIVILSINMVGGFCIGVLQLGMAAGDAANVYSILTIGDGLIDQIPAMLISLTAGMMITRVSANEDIPNNNIGREISDQLTNQPKAWIMSAIGMFCFSLLPGMPTAVFIVLGIITLGSGLFQLWRAKRAAATSTGGEIVAPEANGEEDIRTFNPSRLFVLSFSSARAGDPAAMALIEDIRRLRNRIVNQYGFTLPVFNIDFSPYQPDDEFRFLVYEVPKVIGTFSSSKRALDYRLLAQEETGTELSTETYPQEKGWAWLEENDPLLDKFQMESWSSHQLLLARMEEALFASGPRFIGLQETRAIISWLEMDLPELAQEFQRIFPITRLSAVLQRLVAERISLRSVRSITESLIVHGQHERDVGLLVDQVRIDIKEHICHQYSHDGGIQVWLLTPETEEILRDSLRQTQNETFFALSQDKHALLLEQLREVFPLFQRQTSVLLSAQDLRSPLRLLIQDEFHHVPVLSFAELQFNLPVNVLGRIDIHENALDAFTA; translated from the coding sequence ATGAACGCTTTGTTTAACCTTCTTAACCGGCTGGCAATAACCGCCATGCAACGCTCCGAAGTCGTCGGGGCTTTCATCGCGCTGGCGGTGGTGTTCATGCTGATCATCCCGCTGCCGCTGGGGCTGATTGACGTCCTGATTGCGGTCAACATCAGCGTGTCGTGCCTGCTTATCATGACGGCGATGTACCTGCCCAAACCGCTGGCGTTCACCACGTTCCCGGCGGTGCTGCTGCTGACCACCATGTTCCGCCTCGGGCTGTCTATCTCCACCACTCGCCAGATCCTGCTGCAGCAAAACGCCGGGCATATCGTCACCGCCTTCGGCAACTTTGTGGTCGGCGGCAACCTGGCGGTGGGGCTGGTGGTGTTCCTGATCCTGACGGTGGTGAACTTCCTGGTGATCACCAAAGGCTCGGAGCGTATCGCCGAAGTGGCCGCCCGCTTTACCCTCGATGCCATGCCGGGCAAGCAGATGTCTATCGACAGCGACCTGCGCGCCGGGCTGATTAACGTCCAGCAGGCCAAAAGCAAACGTGAAGATCTGGCGAAAGAGAGCCAGCTTTTCGGGGCAATGGACGGTGCCATGAAGTTCGTCAAAGGCGATGCCATCGCCGGGATCGTGATCCTCAGCATTAACATGGTGGGCGGCTTCTGTATTGGCGTGCTGCAGCTGGGCATGGCCGCGGGCGACGCCGCCAATGTCTACTCCATTCTGACCATCGGCGACGGCCTGATTGACCAGATCCCGGCGATGCTTATCTCCCTGACCGCCGGGATGATGATCACCCGCGTGTCGGCCAACGAAGACATCCCCAACAACAACATTGGCCGCGAAATCAGCGACCAGTTAACCAACCAGCCCAAGGCGTGGATCATGTCCGCCATCGGCATGTTCTGCTTCAGCCTGCTGCCGGGCATGCCTACGGCGGTGTTTATCGTGCTCGGGATAATCACCCTGGGCTCGGGGCTATTTCAGCTGTGGCGGGCCAAACGCGCGGCGGCCACCAGCACCGGCGGCGAAATTGTCGCCCCGGAAGCCAACGGCGAAGAAGATATTCGTACCTTCAACCCCAGCCGCCTGTTTGTCCTCAGCTTCTCGTCGGCTCGCGCCGGTGACCCGGCGGCCATGGCGCTTATCGAAGACATTCGCCGCCTGCGGAACCGAATCGTGAATCAGTACGGCTTCACGCTGCCGGTCTTCAACATCGATTTTTCACCGTACCAGCCTGACGATGAATTTCGCTTTCTGGTGTATGAAGTGCCGAAAGTGATTGGCACCTTCAGCTCAAGCAAGCGGGCGCTGGACTACCGCCTGCTGGCCCAGGAAGAGACCGGCACCGAACTCAGTACCGAAACCTATCCGCAGGAAAAAGGCTGGGCGTGGCTGGAGGAAAACGATCCGCTGCTGGATAAATTCCAGATGGAATCCTGGAGTTCGCATCAGCTGCTGCTTGCCCGCATGGAAGAAGCGCTCTTTGCCAGCGGCCCACGCTTTATCGGCCTGCAGGAGACCCGCGCCATTATTTCGTGGCTGGAGATGGACCTGCCGGAGCTGGCGCAGGAATTCCAGCGCATTTTCCCGATCACCCGCCTGAGCGCCGTATTGCAGCGCCTGGTGGCCGAACGCATTTCCCTGCGCTCGGTGCGCAGTATTACCGAATCGCTGATTGTGCACGGCCAGCACGAGCGCGATGTGGGCCTGCTGGTCGACCAGGTTCGCATCGACATCAAAGAACACATCTGCCACCAGTACAGCCACGACGGCGGGATACAGGTCTGGCTGCTGACGCCGGAAACCGAAGAGATCCTGCGCGACAGCCTGCGCCAGACGCAGAACGAAACCTTCTTCGCTCTTAGTCAGGACAAGCACGCCCTGCTGCTGGAGCAGCTGCGGGAAGTGTTTCCCCTGTTCCAGCGGCAAACCAGCGTGCTGTTGTCTGCCCAGGATTTACGTAGTCCGCTGCGCCTGCTCATCCAGGACGAATTCCATCACGTCCCGGTGCTCTCGTTCGCCGAGCTGCAATTTAACCTGCCGGTCAACGTGCTGGGGCGCATTGATATTCACGAAAACGCGCTTGACGCCTTCACTGCATAA
- the sctW gene encoding type III secretion system gatekeeper subunit SctW: MNMRIPQHHHHHNLRLETEQADALVDELINDTNNDKSAASSSSSATRAAPAPQRPGAAQESMASTFAESIEQKIKHEEQRTQATQLRRISVAAIKVTHLVELGKLLESPSGKEQAEQESAFERMLSGGDGKTPTLDDLLEQANHDPASAFVTLSLMAMRLRNGSNPALAARVEQMLADLQQQHPEKINAGVNTAPAIAAFSSDPAQKREMRKLYYSGVINQQSADNIMDVLLDKFGVDGFVPALRTLQRALSDDIAALAPSAPPTALRRLLSGLNDTRAITHTLSEVAQFLDRLKSKYSHVTMGADVMTRSLLSMCRNGFYSRDLTQLGLQVVGEKPLQQSLFFNGLLTLLQALPEKIWGGNDETRSNALLLLRTLNGEYAAWEKRSQLAQ, translated from the coding sequence ATGAACATGAGAATCCCTCAGCACCACCATCACCACAATCTGCGTCTCGAAACCGAACAGGCAGACGCCCTGGTCGATGAACTGATCAACGACACTAACAACGACAAGAGCGCGGCGAGCAGTTCCTCGTCCGCCACTCGTGCAGCGCCCGCGCCGCAGCGGCCCGGAGCCGCCCAGGAGTCGATGGCATCGACCTTCGCGGAAAGCATCGAGCAGAAAATCAAACACGAGGAGCAGCGCACGCAGGCCACCCAGCTGCGCCGTATCTCCGTGGCGGCTATCAAGGTCACTCACCTTGTGGAGCTGGGGAAACTGCTTGAAAGCCCGTCGGGGAAAGAGCAGGCCGAGCAGGAATCGGCCTTCGAACGGATGTTGTCGGGGGGTGACGGGAAGACCCCGACGCTGGATGATTTGCTCGAACAGGCCAATCACGACCCGGCCTCCGCGTTTGTCACCCTCAGCCTGATGGCGATGCGCCTACGCAACGGCAGCAATCCGGCGCTGGCGGCACGCGTCGAGCAAATGCTTGCCGACCTGCAACAGCAGCACCCGGAAAAAATTAACGCGGGGGTGAATACCGCCCCGGCGATTGCCGCATTCAGTAGCGATCCGGCGCAGAAGCGCGAAATGCGCAAGCTCTATTACAGCGGCGTGATCAACCAGCAGTCCGCCGACAACATCATGGACGTGCTGCTGGACAAGTTTGGCGTCGACGGCTTCGTGCCCGCCCTGCGCACATTACAGCGCGCGCTTTCCGATGACATCGCCGCGCTGGCCCCTTCCGCCCCGCCGACGGCCCTGCGCCGCCTGCTTTCCGGGCTGAACGACACCCGCGCTATTACGCACACGCTGTCGGAAGTCGCCCAGTTCCTTGACCGCCTGAAGAGCAAATATTCCCACGTCACGATGGGGGCCGATGTCATGACCCGATCCTTACTCAGCATGTGCCGCAACGGGTTCTATTCCCGCGACCTGACCCAGCTTGGGCTGCAGGTGGTGGGCGAAAAACCTTTGCAGCAGTCGCTCTTTTTCAACGGTCTGCTGACGCTGCTCCAGGCGCTGCCGGAAAAAATTTGGGGCGGGAACGATGAAACCCGCAGCAACGCCCTGCTTCTGCTCCGCACCCTGAACGGCGAATACGCCGCGTGGGAAAAACGCAGCCAGCTGGCGCAGTAA
- a CDS encoding RNA polymerase sigma factor — MSAMLDFESQVFPDAQAAFESNVVQGEFPVVNWERVMRDNEQRLYNFIRKRVANFADIEDLVQNTWYEVIRNKHKFCGTSRPETWMFGIAVNLVKNHYKSVKVSYLHDELNDDVLGTLLHSEQPEGVTEGKDILSKVLQRIAQLPEDYQQLLQLIVDHDISYQEAADRMTIPIGTVRSRLSRLRQSLKQDLGWDSLN; from the coding sequence ATGTCAGCGATGTTAGATTTCGAATCACAGGTTTTCCCGGATGCGCAGGCTGCTTTTGAGTCCAACGTTGTGCAGGGCGAGTTTCCGGTGGTTAACTGGGAGCGCGTGATGCGCGACAACGAACAGCGGTTGTACAATTTTATTCGTAAACGCGTGGCAAATTTTGCCGATATAGAAGACCTTGTGCAGAACACCTGGTATGAAGTGATTCGTAACAAGCACAAATTTTGCGGCACGTCGCGCCCGGAAACCTGGATGTTCGGGATTGCGGTAAACCTGGTGAAAAATCACTATAAATCCGTCAAAGTGAGCTACCTGCACGATGAGTTAAACGATGATGTGCTCGGTACGCTGCTGCATTCGGAGCAGCCGGAAGGGGTGACTGAGGGTAAGGACATCCTGTCGAAAGTGTTGCAGCGCATTGCGCAACTCCCTGAAGATTATCAGCAATTATTACAGCTGATCGTTGATCACGATATCAGCTACCAGGAAGCGGCTGACCGGATGACTATTCCTATCGGCACCGTGCGTTCCCGCCTTTCCCGTCTCCGACAGTCTTTGAAACAGGATCTGGGGTGGGACAGTCTGAACTGA
- a CDS encoding histidine kinase: MKQDGGPHPRPNDTQALLSAAFNSMRELVFIVDRDFNIVFANHKALSLCLPEDAGQARAGQLVGENIFTRLRGYGDLPLLAVVEQQLDRPEHSPYGDKINARFQAATQAIPVEVCPSRFEFQRQNWVMMVVCDTRYRNDIHRFYYDRENELRDILDNMPDAILRVDSEQRLLYANETALQCMPKSAAAIGLKINSLIGDSTLMEQISWSLQLVLSKHIQLEAVLHGALSDLRVSRIYQARFIPEFTQQQTLKSVLVIARPASRQYFAEQQVRQTHEQLRHMTQKLQSSVENERKHMAREIHDELGQHLTSLRVGISLLGQNHPTLRHEVEPLTQLVDGTIKVVRDIATQLRPAVLNMGLKPALIWLRDQFNKHRSGVCTLTIQPLPVSLCDDEVTAIFRVVQESLTNVQRHAKAREVEVKVLTRGKVVLICINDDGQGFDPGQVSDGAFGLLSMRERCMMKGWTFNIHSAPGKGSCVHIEIPYALPAPAKVYDSE; the protein is encoded by the coding sequence ATGAAACAAGACGGCGGGCCGCACCCACGGCCCAATGACACTCAGGCATTGCTGAGCGCCGCTTTCAACAGCATGCGCGAACTGGTTTTCATTGTTGACAGGGATTTCAATATTGTTTTTGCCAACCACAAGGCGCTCAGTCTTTGCCTGCCGGAAGATGCCGGCCAGGCAAGGGCCGGGCAGCTGGTAGGCGAAAATATTTTTACCCGGCTGCGAGGCTATGGCGATCTGCCGCTGCTGGCGGTGGTTGAGCAGCAGCTGGATCGGCCAGAACATTCGCCTTACGGCGATAAAATTAACGCCCGCTTTCAGGCGGCAACGCAGGCTATTCCGGTCGAGGTTTGCCCGAGCCGCTTCGAGTTTCAGCGGCAGAACTGGGTGATGATGGTGGTGTGTGATACCCGCTATCGCAATGATATTCATCGTTTTTACTACGATCGTGAAAATGAACTTCGCGACATTCTGGACAATATGCCGGATGCGATCCTGCGCGTGGACAGCGAGCAGCGGCTGCTCTATGCCAACGAAACGGCGCTACAGTGTATGCCCAAGAGCGCGGCGGCCATCGGGCTGAAGATAAACTCGCTTATCGGGGACTCGACGCTGATGGAGCAGATCAGCTGGTCGCTGCAGCTGGTGCTGAGCAAGCATATTCAGCTGGAGGCGGTACTGCACGGTGCGCTCTCGGATTTGCGGGTGTCGAGAATCTACCAGGCACGTTTTATTCCTGAATTTACGCAGCAGCAGACGCTGAAATCCGTGCTGGTGATTGCCCGTCCCGCCTCCCGGCAATATTTTGCCGAACAGCAGGTGCGGCAGACTCACGAACAGCTGCGGCACATGACCCAAAAGCTGCAAAGCAGCGTCGAAAACGAGCGCAAGCATATGGCGCGGGAAATCCACGATGAGCTGGGCCAGCATCTGACTTCGCTGCGGGTGGGAATTTCTCTGCTGGGCCAGAACCATCCCACGCTGCGTCATGAAGTTGAACCGCTGACGCAGCTGGTGGATGGCACCATCAAAGTGGTGCGGGATATTGCCACCCAGCTGCGCCCGGCGGTGCTCAATATGGGGCTGAAACCCGCGCTTATCTGGCTGAGGGACCAGTTCAACAAGCACCGTTCCGGCGTGTGTACGCTGACGATTCAGCCGCTGCCGGTGTCGCTGTGTGACGATGAGGTCACCGCGATTTTTCGCGTGGTGCAGGAGTCGCTCACCAATGTGCAGCGGCATGCCAAAGCGCGGGAAGTGGAGGTGAAGGTGCTCACAAGGGGCAAAGTCGTGCTGATTTGCATCAATGATGACGGGCAAGGGTTTGACCCCGGCCAGGTGTCCGACGGGGCCTTTGGGTTATTGAGTATGCGGGAACGCTGCATGATGAAAGGCTGGACGTTTAACATCCACAGTGCGCCGGGCAAAGGGAGCTGCGTGCATATCGAGATCCCTTATGCCCTGCCGGCTCCGGCTAAAGTTTATGATAGCGAATAG
- a CDS encoding response regulator transcription factor, translated as MAIRLLLADDHILMREGLKQIFSLDKKIKVVAEAGCGKTVLSLLTEIDVDVLLLDLSMPGDSGPELVQQITRLWPMLPVLVLSMHNEPQIAQMVLASGAHGFITKDQAPQTLLHAIHRVASRQRYIDPSLAEAIVFSTQENDQLRRYATLSQREKQILRLLSSGENINGIAETLSISNKTVSTHKTRMMEKMQFDNNADIIKFAIRYHKL; from the coding sequence ATGGCAATCAGACTCCTCCTCGCGGACGATCACATTTTGATGCGCGAGGGCCTGAAACAGATTTTTTCACTGGATAAGAAAATCAAAGTGGTAGCGGAAGCGGGCTGTGGCAAAACGGTGCTGTCGCTGCTGACGGAAATCGACGTTGATGTCCTGCTGCTGGATCTCTCCATGCCCGGCGACTCCGGGCCGGAGCTGGTGCAGCAAATTACCCGCCTGTGGCCGATGCTGCCGGTGCTGGTGCTGAGCATGCACAACGAGCCGCAAATCGCCCAAATGGTCCTCGCCAGCGGTGCCCACGGCTTCATTACCAAAGACCAGGCTCCGCAAACGCTACTGCACGCCATTCATCGCGTCGCCTCCCGCCAGCGCTACATTGACCCCTCGCTGGCGGAAGCCATCGTCTTTTCAACCCAGGAAAATGACCAGCTTCGCCGCTATGCCACACTCTCCCAGCGCGAGAAGCAGATCCTTCGCCTGCTGAGCAGCGGTGAAAACATCAACGGCATCGCAGAAACGCTAAGCATCAGTAACAAAACGGTCAGCACCCACAAGACCCGGATGATGGAAAAAATGCAGTTCGACAACAACGCCGACATCATCAAGTTTGCTATTCGCTATCATAAACTTTAG